In the Populus nigra chromosome 2, ddPopNigr1.1, whole genome shotgun sequence genome, GTCAATCGATCAGCTAATTTAAACCACCTAGTCGGTTGGTTGATcaagattttcaaaattctaatttaGCAATCCTCAAATctgttaattttataaaaacataatatgttcTTGAAAGCATGAAATTCTAGATATctaatcaatttgttttaaattaactaaccccataaaatattaattcaagcCCTTAAATACTTCGACCTTTCTCAAAATCAAAGCTTAAGTTTAAACTGAAATTCTTGGTACTTTGTGGAGGAAGTCACGACAGAAAGAacgaaaagagagaaaaacaaatcctgacaaacttttttaaaaatatcgaGGTCAGTTGGGTTAGGTTTGAGCTGAAATTTGCGTTCGGATTTGGTGGGTTAAAACATGGTTCCTACAATCCCTTGCTTTTGgcattctttttcattttctctacCTCGTGTAAATGTAAATCCCCATTAATTTCATGACCTCAATATTGTCACATATTTTTGACGAGAAACAAGaaccaaaagagaagaaaatttgTGAAAGGAAAACGACCCTCTAGCTTGAAGATCGCAGTGGGTGGAATTTGTAAACGAACGTGTTGCTTTTAAAAGAGAGTGCATGAGTAGTAGTAGTAGAGTTCGTAGCAAATGCTTAAATGGTTAAATACATGCAACAAGCAAACAATTCCAATTTCTTGATCATACATTGATGTTCACCGAGACAAACATATTGCAGTTTCCATTTGCAAATGACTATCCCAAATAAGTAAATATACATTGACAGAGAGAGTTGCAACAAACAAAGGAAAATGTAGATTTTCTCTACTTAACATAGTAAGGAAGGTTAATGACATAGAGAAGGAAAAATGCCCAAGTGACACCAGAAATCCCGCCAAAGAAGAATCCTCCAGTGAACTTGGCCCAGCCATCTGCAGTTTGCAACTGGTCAGGCACCTTCTTCCTTCCAGTCAAGGTTAGACTTGGGGCAATAGATGGCTCTCCTTCAGCGAAGGATGCAGCTCCATACATGGTCAAGCAAATGCTTAGGATTACGATCAGACCACCTGCAGCCAAAGATCCAGCAGCACCTGCATACTCTGTGTTCCTCAGTGGACCAGCCTTGACAAATGGACCTACGAGGAGGAAGCCATGGGCCAGCCCCACCTCGATTCCGCGGAGAAGTGGACTGACTGCTGTCCTGTAGGCGGGCAGGTTGGACAGGTACCATGCAATCAGCGGGCTTGATGTAACGGGAGTCTCAAGACTTCCAATGAAGGGATCGCCATTGATTGGTTGAATCACTTGGTAATTTGGCTGCAAGATTTGAACAAAGGATGTCCTTATTATGGTTTCACACGAGCCCTTTCTATCCATTTCAATTTTCCACTACAAGTTATAACTTTTGACATAACAGAAGTACATGGTCAGTAACTAACTGGTTGTGCTCGGAGCATCTAAACAACAACAGTACTAGCTAGACATGGTCAACAAGAAAAGACAGGCAGGAGAAAAGAATATTTCTTACGTACCTTGTCTGCTTGAACGGCTTTGACAGTGAAGCTTCTCTTGTTGGGCGAAACTCTAAATGGAGCTCCAGAAATGCCTCTGGGGATGACAAGCCTCCTTCCTAGAGATGAGGCAAGGCTGCTTTTGAGCTGGCTGGCCATTGGAGAAGCAGTAGTGGCCATTTGACtgccttcttttttcctttgttaAAACAGCTTGGAGTACAGAGTGTCCAAATATGCGAGCAACACGAGGAAGGAAGGTGTCTGATTCTCTTGAGTTAAGCTAAGAGAGTATCTATTGCTTACAAACTTGTGGCTGTTATTGGTGAGGTGTCAACTTGTTCAATGTCCATTGGAGGGATTTCATTCGTAACCTTATCCATAGCCCTATCTACAATTGCAAAACGTGTTGACATGGTGAGGCTAAGGAGATtgcttttttagaaaaagaaaagaaaaaaaaataatgaatgaaaaAGTTAGGGCAAACTTTAAAAAAGTTCACTCAAgtgatttctttcttcttcttcttttcatataGAGAAATGAATTTACTAAAAGATCCCCAATCACAAGaacaaactatataaaaaagatacaaatgttttatgtttctttgcatggtttaatttttagtATTCAGTTCCACATGATTGCGAGGCAAAGTTCTTAGGAAATCTAATGTTTATTTCTAGGAAAATAGAAATCTATTGAGTTTCATGTGACTACTTATTAATTTATTAGCTAAAACTAAAGGGAAGAATCTGATTGAAAATCCTTTGATACATTATGGATCTaactaatattttgattttactaaataaaaaataactaaaaatattttattttcactgtgttttcttgaaaaagtatttgaaaaatttatatattaaattcatatataatt is a window encoding:
- the LOC133682868 gene encoding photosystem I reaction center subunit XI, chloroplastic, which translates into the protein MATTASPMASQLKSSLASSLGRRLVIPRGISGAPFRVSPNKRSFTVKAVQADKPNYQVIQPINGDPFIGSLETPVTSSPLIAWYLSNLPAYRTAVSPLLRGIEVGLAHGFLLVGPFVKAGPLRNTEYAGAAGSLAAGGLIVILSICLTMYGAASFAEGEPSIAPSLTLTGRKKVPDQLQTADGWAKFTGGFFFGGISGVTWAFFLLYVINLPYYVK